gcttaagaatggggagtggttgcttagtatgagcagaatgttcaattaggagggacttaaatgtttggaaatgaacaggggtgttggtagcaagatgtgagaataactaacagcaccgaatggtgtgtgaatgaggtggaaaggggaagctcagagtcatatatgttaccagaaggaaagttggaggtcaaaagatgggaatgtataaaactgaatcctatggtgggcagtgtccatgatcaactgtacaaatactagaaatagcttccatgaaccagaacaaatgtatgacaatacaattagaagttaataatagaggggtatatagggaagaactatatacctattacaaactatatactacagttagtagtatttcaacattttttcataaacagtaacaaatgtactatatcaatactacgagtcaacaattgaggggggctggttagggatacgggaggattagagtttccttttcttttctttttttttttttttcatctttcactttatttcttgtctggagtaatgaaaagtttctaaaaattgaacaaaaagtaagtgtgatggatgcacagctgtatgagggtacccagaggcaagtgattgtacactttggatctttggataattgtatggtatctgaacaatctcaataaaaatgaaaaaaaaaaaaaaaaaacagaatgagaagaaaaaaaatcactagaaGGTAAAAGGCAAGAAATGCTTTGAAAAGCTGGCTATGCCATAGAAGCAGTCTTAGTAAACAGCTGTTgctgaaaatgttaataattaagaCACCCTAAGATCTGGAAATCTCTTCTGAGGAGTGAACTGATTAAAGGAAGATCTCAAGTATACACAAATGGATAAGAGAtggtaaaatacaaaatataaaacagttgTTTGAAACAGAATCTAATAGGCTGAATAAAAAGTGATCCCATACACTTGGTTTTCAATTTGAGTTGGgacaggaaaaataataattccatgatattaagaaataaagtccttggccaaaaaaaaaaaaaaaaaacggacaAAGGTACTCTGGGCTCGGTATAGTGTTAGTAGTAGAGTGTGGGTTTTAAAAACAGAATCAATAGTGGCAACAAAGGATGAGTTGGCTTTagtcccccccacccctgccccaaatCTCCATCAGCTTCCCAGACATCctcaaataatagtaataatgctTACAGTAAAACgagtatatatataaaacatacatttgcattttagtgtaAATGAgtatatataaattttgtaaatatgtaaatatgcatgtaaatatatatatattctacacATACATCTGTAGaaaatttttctattaaattaaaTGTGCTTATGCAAATACTACTTCAAGGCCatttccccaccccaacccaccaGTGGCCTGCCATTACATATTTGCACATCATAATCCCTTTACTATAGTAACGCTGTCTGGATTTGCTACTGAGAAAACTGCTTAGACTTGAAGCCTGGATCTCACTTATTAATGACTGAGGGTGAGTTactgaaaaatagaataataaaaaccTGTTTCATAGAGTTTCTGGGAATGCTGAAGGAATTACCCCTCCCTGCATAATTTTCACCTATTGTTATTTTGTTGTATTGGAGGGATTTGCAATTGTTTTTGAGCAAATTGGAAGAACATAGGAATGAAATCCCTGCCTGTAATTTATGAGACACAGGATAAAAGCAAAATTCTTAACATAATCATCTGTTCcacatttttatagaaaatacaCGTGGATTTATGATAAACAGCCACCTGTTTCACTAATGCAAGAAATTCAGCTCTCAAagtcttttcctatttgtgttGCAGAAAATTTTACAAATAGTAAGCAAGAAGAtcatttatttaaagattttaGCATGTGTAAGAATATTTAGATTTCTAGAGTGTAGTGATTTATGAACCTCTTCACACATCTTGAAATCAGCCATATGCAGTGTTGGTGTAGAGAACAGGTAGTTATTTTGGGAACTCTTAGGCTGGTTGAAGTACTTCAAAAGTGCAGCTTTATAgtagggaaatgctaatcaaaaccacaatgagatatcatttcacacccactagaatggccaccgttaaacaaacaggaaaatacatgtgttggagaggatgtggagaagtaggcacacttattcactgctggtgggaatgtaaaatggtgcagccactgtggaagacagtttggaggtaactcaggaagctaagtatagaactaccatatgatccagcaatcctgaatcctgggtatatacccagaagaactgaaagcagggatgtgaacagacatttgcacaccgacggtcacagtggcattattacaattgccaaaagatggaaacaacccaagtgcccattaactgatgaatggataaacaaaatttagtatatatctataatgaaatattattcggcagtaagaaaggaatgaagtcctgaaacctgtgacaacatggatgaaccttgaaggcattgtgttgagtgaaataagccagacacaaaaagacaaatattgtatgatctcactaatatgaattaattatagtaTGTGAACTCATGGAATtaaaatctagactataggttaccaggagacagaatgagggtagagaatggggagcggaTGCTTAaagtgtgcagaatttttaactaggttgaatttaaatgtttagaaatggctAGAGGTAATGGttgcacattatggtgagtgtaattaacagcaccaaacTATGTTtatgattgtggttgaaaggggaaggttagagtcatgtatgtctctagaaggaaagttagaagataaaacatggtgttgtataacacagtgaaccctgtggtggatgatgactgtgattagcagtacaaatataaaaatgctctttcatgaaatagaacaaatgtatgtcactattacaaggagttaataatagagtggtatatggggaaaacgtacctgttgcaaactattaACAGTAGTATtctaatacctgaaactatcaaactacaacccagaatccatgaatctcaaagacaattgtataaaaatgtagcttatgagtggtgacaatgggattgggaaagccataaggaccacactcccctttgtctagtttatggatggatgagtagaaaaataggggaaggaaacaaacaaacagacaaacagacaaaggtacccagtgttcttttctgctttttactttaattgcaaactattaacagtaatattttagtattctttcatcaacaataacaaatataccacaccaatggtAGGGGTCAATAAAAGGCGGGTGAGGTGGGATAACGATATgggatgtttttattttgttttgttttgagcaatgaaaatgttctaaaattgtggtgaccaatgtataactatgtaatgatactctgaaccactgattgtataatttATACGGATTATAATGGTGTAtcaatatatctcagtaaaactacaaaaaaaagggCAGCTTTAATTACTATTCCTCTGTCTTAGAAAGAGAAATATCAAGACTGGAAAATTACCATCataaacaaagatttttaaatcttACCGTCCACAAAATTTACAGGCTTTTGTTTGGtctaattttggttttgttttacagattagaaataatgtaaaaaaaaaaaaaaaaggtaccttGCACAAAGTAGTCACACAACAAATGGTTGCTGTTATTGTTCTTTCTTGAGGACAAGGAGCATATATTTTGCTCCTCCTCCCAAGGTCCAGCACATATTTGGCAATCATATAAATGGTTAtcggatggatggatgaatgaatgagtgaatgaatgattgaattgAATCGAATCCTAGACCGGTTGCAATCAGTTGCCAAACTCTGGAGTACAGCCTCCCCGGTAAGTCTTAGCCAAGGAGAAAATTTCGGTAAGACACGCTAACTAGGCCACACTACTAAACTACAATTCCCAGCATGCAAACTCCTAAGTGCATCTCGGGAAAGAAGTCTCCAGCTCTCCATTGGCCACTTTCGAGATGCGCTGTACTTTGTGCAAATACGCGAGCTCTAGCGAACGCATGTTTGGAGAGTGCGCAGATCGTCTCCTCACCCGAGTTCCACCGAACTCGTTTTCAGTAGCAGGGATTTTAGCCGGCAGGATTTAAGAATAGTTCCACTTCCGGGAGCACAGGAAGCAATTTGAAGATGGCGTCTTCCTCAGTAAATGGGTCAGCTACGGCGTCTGGGAAATCTGAATTTCGACACCAGAAGCTGAAGCCGGAGAACCGAGGTGAGTTGTATGACAATCAAAGCTTGGAGTTTATGCTCGTTGAGCTgcgatttttttcttttgctgggtGTACACTTCAGCGCCTCTTTGAGTCTGTTCTGTGGGATCGAGAACCTGTAACTGCTGACAGTTGGGGAGCTGGCTGGGCCCACAGAAACGACTGAGGTGGCCGGTGTGGTGCCTCTCACGTGTACCTAACTCATTGCTTTTGCTAGCGACCCCCCTATAGCGAAGGTGTTGAGGAACCCGTCCTCCTGTAAAAGGGTCAGGATTAAGAAACTGCAGAGGGCGCTGCGGGACTTTACGGAGCGATGGTGGCTGGAGGTCGTTGACAGCATGAGGGGtgaggtggggttggggagggtcTTTATGTACGCGAGTGAAAAATGCTAATTGAAGGAGCGAGGCAGACGTAGGGATATAGGGAAGGAAATGTCTGGCCTGTTCTTATCGCTAGTTTATCAGTCACTGAAGAAATGTTGGAATGTTTATCATTCCATTACTCCATTttatcatttatcagattgctaaAACGTTAGACCACGCAACTTCTACTCTTAAGACCGTCCCACTTGTTAATTGTTCTCCTACTTGAAGtcttgttttccccattttttttctgtatgagtGACAGGTAGAGAGAGGTTAGAGAAGTTTCCCGGATCCTGCTTAAGCAGGCTTATAGGAAGTGTTAAAGACCTTGAACTCTCATTCTAGGGTATTGGAGAGATAGTGaaggttttattttgttgctgctgctgtgctgttttgttttgtttttaaattaagtataaCGTCCATAGCAGAGAGTTCAGTATATGTACTTGTGAAACAGTAAAATGAACACGTGAGAAACCAAGCACTTAGTCCATTTAGTAGAACAAAAGACATCAATGGTAGGGGTCAATAAAAGGGGGTTAGGGGTGGGATAAAGATATgggatgtttgtttgtttaatgaaaatgttctgaaattgattgtggtgatcattgcacaactatgtaatgatactgtgagacactggttgtatactttgtatggattatatggtgtgtgaatatatctcaataaaactacaaagaaaaagagCAGCTTTAATTATTAGTTTtctggcttagaaagagaaatatCAAGAAAATTACCATCataaacaaagatttttaaatcttACCCTCCACAAAATTTACTGGCTTTTGTTTGTtctaattttggttttgttttaaagattagaaataatgttttaaaaaaaagtgcctTGCATAAGAAACAGTAGTTATTACTGTCCCTTCTTGAGGACAGGGAGCATGTATTTCCTACCTCTTACCAAGGTCCAGCAGGTATTTGGCaatcatataaatatttattgaatgaatgaatgaatgaattgaatccTAGACCAGTTGCAATCAGTTGCCAGACTCTGGCGTACAGCCTCCCAGGTAAGTCTTAGCCAATGAGAACATTTTGGGTAAGACTGATGCTTAACTAGTCCACAGTACTAAACTTATGATTCCCATACCCTAAAAAGCCTTCCGTGGGCACCTCCCACATcacattctttatctttctggGACCATAAGTAACCATTCTGAGTTGTATTGGTCATTGTCTTGCTTATCGTCATAATTTTTATTACCTACCCAAAATGGTTTTGTttgcctgttttaaaattttatatgaatgaAAGCAGTCTGTATGCTttcttttgtcttatttcttaggcttaattttgtttttgctgttcaACAAGGCAGTATGTGTAACTAGTTATTTTCCTTGCTATCCTGTGTTGCCTTGTGTGAGTAAATATCCCCCATTATTTTCATTCTGTCATTGGTGgattttgaattgtttccattgtttgttattataaataatgttgctataaacatttttgCACCTGTCTCCTGGTAAATATGTTCAAGGAGTAAAACTGGTTTTTCTACTTTTTGTAGTTGtcatgaaaggcatccaaatataAGGCACATGAAAGCTCTCTGGAACACCTAAAATCCTATACCAGTGATTACTAACTGAAAGTGTACATCAGAATCAGCTTTTTAAAtgttcatacatacatacaaatatatatatacatatattttacacACAAATGCCAAAGGCTCTACTCCAGGAAAGCCAGAAAGGATActtatatttaaaatagtgaTATAAACAAAATGGTATTTGAATCTTCATTCCACGACAGTTCAGTGCAATAAAAGTTAAATCTTGAGTACTCACTGTCTACCAGGCATATACCAAACAATATGGATACAAGGAACTTACTTTTAGGAGGTGACTGAACTGTATACAGATGCTTTTAATAGTATGCAGATGATAATCTGAGGAATGTTCTCTGCTGAATAATATaaaaagggagggaaaaggaaatgcAAGGAAAGTTTTGGGAAGCTTGTGTATGTGTGCGTacaagtgttcaaaaattgtccAAATGACACTTAAAATGTGTGTGTAAAATTTTCCCCTCTGTAGATGAAGCAGAGCTCCTCACTGTTCCTGATGGTTGGAAGGAACCAgccttttccaaagaggataatCCCAGAGGACTTCTAGAGGAAAGCAGTTTTgcaactttgtttccaaaatataGGGAGGCTTACTTGAAAGAATGCTGGCCATTGGTACAGAAAGCCTTGAATGaacatgtatgtatattttattaatttctttgaaatttttcctgTTTACGTGTACACATAAACAAGAGGAAACATGTATACGTgatgatggaattttttttataaagtgtTGGCATAGCTGGTTAATTTGATTGCTTTGGTATTTTTAACAGCTTAGTTAAACTTTATTCTTAGAGTTCATTAGTTTATAATTTTGTGGGTAAAATATTGCTTTGAAAAATTTGCatacctttaaaattttatgggTTTCATGGACTGTCTGAAACTTACCCCTGAACTCCAAATTTCAGAATGCCTATTCTAGGCAATGGTAGTTGCCATGTATATCCATTATGAGCTGAGGCATGTTCCTGATTCATTGTTTAACTTTCCATTATAAATGAAAGATGTGGATGTGgctatctttcctttccttgtttctgctACCATACCTCTAGAGCagtgtgtttgtttttgtctctcaAACTGCGAATTGAAACCTATTCATGGATCAAGAATTTAAGATAGTAGATGCAGtgagcattaaaaaatatgaatgtatCATATTTGGTAAGGGAAAGTATTGTTTTATGAAGCGTTTGTTTCAGttttgtgtatgtgagtgtgtagtGTACTAGGTTTgttataaaatatacttttactGTAGGAGTTGCTCAGGAGTCCGGTGTGCCCATTAGGGTGAGAATGGCACAGTAAGCTGCAGACTCTGTTACAACTGTTTACATCTGGGACTGGACACATTTTGCTTTGGTTAACCCATAGAGAGCCAACTTCATGTTGAGGTGTTTatcattcactgtgttgtatCTTCAGGTTATGCTCACGAGTTAGAAAAtagcatttttatttgctttatttaaatCTGATTCTTCCTACTGAGACCTGATGCTTACTTTCCCTTACTTTTCCCATATATTAGGTATATGCCTAATTTTAGCTTCTTTCTTGAATCCATGATAATTTGCTTTTACTTTGCCGTTAGTCCcttaaacaactagaaaaaaagtTCGAAAGGTAAAGTCCATTCATGCCCTAGGGACCAGATTGTAGATTGAATCTGGGTCCGGGGTGGAGAAACTATAAAACTTTACTGAGTTTATAAATCTACCTGAGTCACATCTTAAGTATGGCCTCATTTGAATTGATGCGTATTTATTAAACTAAAGGTAATCTTTTTCCTAATAAGTATAAGGTATTCTAAAGCCAAGTATAAATGGTTTCAATTGCCTGAATTTCTTATGttctggggggggtgggggtgggggtggggggggtgaaaGTAGACAAgtattctttatttgtatttaactACCCAGCTTCTTCAGAGAGGAAGTTGAAAGAATATGAGCGATGCCTTAATGGCACAAGAATGGATTAATGTTTGGTTGGGATAAGCTCTAATTATCTaaaattgaattcatttttaGGCAGCTGCCTGTttgttctttctgtcttttcataGCACATTAATGCAACCCTGGACCTGATCGAGGGCAGCATGACGGTTTATACAACAAAGAAGACTTTTGATCCATACATCATCATTAGGGCCAGAGACCTAATAAAACTTTTAGCAAGAAGTGTTTCATTTGAACAGGTAGGTTTAAAATTACAAAGACTGCTTTAGTTGAATCAGTATTAGAGATAATACCTAATGCtgcatttatctttcttttatctttccttttttcttttgccaggCAGTTCTCATGTTTGTGCTTAGGTATTATTAACCTGGGCTTGGAAAAGAAATGTCTTTGTAAAGAATATTGATAGGAgtataatctttatttttccaaaaggcAGTTCGAATTCTTCAGGATGATATTGCATGTGACATCATTAAAATAGGTTCTTTAGTACGAAATAAAGAAAGGTTTGTAAAAAGAAGACAACGGCTTATTGGTCCAAAAGGATCTACACTGAAGGTACATTTTGTCGATGAAAAACTTTTTATCAGAAAACTTGAATATCTTCCTCTAtcagtaattttttctttttggtgtactAAGTTTATTGTTCTTTTGACATAGGCATTGGAACTCTTAACAAACTGTTACATTATGGTTCAGGGAAACACGGTTTCTGCCATTGGACCttttagtggcttaaaagagGTAAGATAACTATTTATTATCTTCTTGTTAAATTTTCAGCAGagaacaaattaaataatttttttataatgtaATAGTTCATTGGATAATATATAgctttatgattattttattttcttagattttctttgatttctcatgagtaaataatttatatttcacaTAATTTGAGGGAATCATCACTCCTGGAGCCTAACCTGTTATGGCCAACCTCTGGCAGCTATGGAGAAGTCCATTTCTGAATTAGAAGATCTGCTCATCAGCATTCTTCCTACTACATATTTTAAATGGGCATTAAAGAGCTTGTGCCTGTAGCATATATAAGAAACTTGAGctagttacatttttttttttaaatcattttattgagatatattcacataccagctAGTTACATTTTTGCAGTAACGTATATAGCCAGCAGAGGTCAGACTCTGAAAACATCTTTCCTTCAAGaaatactttttgtttgtttgtagtttagtctaatatttattaaatatttccatgaatattttcattaacttGTCAAATTAGTATTAGGAGAAAATCTGTGAAGCAGAGACTGTTTCTATTAACTACTTTTGATACTATTGCTATCTATGTGTCTAGGAGATTTTGCTTCCTTTTCCAGATCCCTTAATAGTAATTCAGTTTGGAACTCATTCTCATAAATTGTCTGCCCTTGTCTCATGGggcaataataatttaaatatattgactACTTCATAATTTTGTAAAGtgtttaatatatattatcttatttaattcttacaactgACTCTTGAAGTAGGTAGTTTTAGTTCCTTATTACAAATGAGAATGCTGGAACAGGAAAATCAAGTGACTTTCCCATTTATAAGTAGCAGTTCCATTATTTGAACCCAAATTTTCTGTCTCTAATACCGGCCCTCTTCCCCATACATTGCATGACTCCACGGTGTTGCATTAGTTCTAGGTACCACATTTTAACCAGATGGTTGAGAAACTTCATTGTATCCAGGGGAAGTTGACTATTATGAAAGGTCTAGAGGCCACTCAGAGCAGTTGAAGGCACTACTGCATTCAATTTGATAACCATTGCCTGATTCATAGGATATTTTACAATATATTAATCCTCTCCTGTACCTTTCATTAAAATCTTTATAAGtgattaattcatttttctttgtaaatttcaGGTTCGAAAAGTAGTCTTAGATACTATGAAGAATATTCATCCAATTTATAACATTAAAGTGAGTTAATTGTATATTATACCAGTGGTTGTCAAACTTCTTTTAGCTTGAAATTAATCTCTTATGAAAGCCTTATATATTTAAAACTGATGAAGCAGAGCTATTTTGGGTGAATTATAGGTAGAGTCAAACTCACTTAAAACTGCCCTCACTCTACCCCAGATTTTTGGTTACCTCCTTGTAAAGCTCAAATTGTCTCTGTGGAGcaatttgaaaacattgaagaggaaACTGATGTGTTGTATAGTTCTGATACAATTAAAATAAGCTTAACAGAATTTGTAGTAGATGATAATCAGTCCAGTTTTTCTTAGATTATAAGCCCATGTATTATGTTTAAAGATGTGATATATCAACAGAATTCTGCCTTTTTCTGTCAAAATCCGGAATATCCCAGATCACATTAAAACCTTTTTTGGAATTTTATACTCAAATTGTAGACCCTTTGAGAGAGATGTTATGTCACTGTGTGAACAAAGTTTGTTGTTGTGCTGGGAATTGTAACGATATTATAACAAGCTGTTTTATGATGGGCATTTGTTGAGCAGTCTACTTAAATTTAACAAAGTTAAGTCAAAAAGTCACTATTAGATTAGGACGAAAGagtgattttgatttacattgggacattacaaataaaaagaaagctagTGGTCCATCTGATGCCTGGCTTGCATCCTTTGATGTTCCATTCTCTATAAAATTCACATAGAATAGGGAAATGTGAGAATATTGACCTTGACTAATCATAAAAAAGCTtatacttttctctttccctaGGATATCTGAGTTGCTACTAAAAACTTCCTGCTGTAAGGAAACATAGGGCTAATTAAGAACCCTCCCTCGATTAACACCTTGAATTTTAAGGGT
Above is a window of Choloepus didactylus isolate mChoDid1 chromosome 8, mChoDid1.pri, whole genome shotgun sequence DNA encoding:
- the KRR1 gene encoding KRR1 small subunit processome component homolog isoform X2 is translated as MASSSVNGSATASGKSEFRHQKLKPENRDEAELLTVPDGWKEPAFSKEDNPRGLLEESSFATLFPKYREAYLKECWPLVQKALNEHHINATLDLIEGSMTVYTTKKTFDPYIIIRARDLIKLLARSVSFEQAVRILQDDIACDIIKIGSLVRNKERFVKRRQRLIGPKGSTLKALELLTNCYIMVQGNTVSAIGPFSGLKEVRKVVLDTMKNIHPIYNIKTLMIKRELAKDSELRSQSWERFLPQFKHKNVNKRKEPKKKTVKKEYTPFPPPQPESQIDKELASGEYFLKASQKKRQKMETIKAKQAEALSKRQEERNKAFIPPKEKPVVKPKKGSTEIKIDVAAIKEKVKKAKNKKLGALTTEEITLKMEADEKKKKKKK
- the KRR1 gene encoding KRR1 small subunit processome component homolog isoform X1 produces the protein MASSSVNGSATASGKSEFRHQKLKPENRDEAELLTVPDGWKEPAFSKEDNPRGLLEESSFATLFPKYREAYLKECWPLVQKALNEHHINATLDLIEGSMTVYTTKKTFDPYIIIRARDLIKLLARSVSFEQAVRILQDDIACDIIKIGSLVRNKERFVKRRQRLIGPKGSTLKALELLTNCYIMVQGNTVSAIGPFSGLKEVRKVVLDTMKNIHPIYNIKTLMIKRELAKDSELRSQSWERFLPQFKHKNVNKRKEPKKKTVKKEYTPFPPPQPESQIDKELASGEYFLKASQKKRQKMETIKAKQAEALSKRQEERNKAFIPPKEKPVVKPKKGSTEIKIDVAAIKEKVKKAKNKKLGALTTEEITLKMEADEKKKKKKKFGN